A genomic stretch from Hemibagrus wyckioides isolate EC202008001 linkage group LG20, SWU_Hwy_1.0, whole genome shotgun sequence includes:
- the LOC131371066 gene encoding succinate receptor 1-like → MDSNCSDVITLLLEKYYLSPMYGLEFALGFIGNLVVVLGYIFCLPAWKSTNVYLFNLAMSDLIFLCTLPELSYNYAHNLKKFNTALCMINRYILHVNLYSSILFMMWVSVDRFLLLCHPQREHVLLTLKASLCITVLNWIWVNIQITPLIVIIIQDLQQNRQTVCRDFASLGVPKVTLIYSIVLTITGYVMPLVALFWASQKMVSVLVQREEVLGTSFQRPVRIVRSAAIMFLVLYTPFHVMRNVRIASQLPELNLSQCIIDHINAVYIVTRPIAFAHSVINPVFYFLMTDSFKEALQNKWRQLKRMVMSAP, encoded by the exons ATG GACTCCAActgttctgatgtcatcactctaCTGTTAGAGAAATATTATCTCTCGCCAATGTATGGTCTGGAATTTGCCCTTGGCTTCATCGGGAACCTAGTGGTGGTCCTGGGCTATATCTTTTGCCTCCCTGCTTGGAAGTCCACTAATGTGTACCTGTTTAACCTGGCTATGTCCGACCTCATCTTCCTGTGCACTTTACCTGAGCTGTCCTACAACTATGCTCACAACCTGAAGAAATTCAATACTGCACTATGCATGATTAATCGCTACATCCTCCATGTCAACTTGTACTCCAGCATTCTTTTCATGATGTGGGTAAGTGTGGACCGGTTCTTGTTGCTGTGTCACCCACAGCGAGAACACGTCCTGTTGACTCTCAAGGCTTCACTGTGCATCACAGTCCTGAATTGGATCTGGGTGAACATTCAAATCACTCCTCTCATTGTCATTATTATCCAGGACTTGCAGCAAAATCGCCAGACAGTGTGTCGTGATTTTGCAAGCCTGGGAGTTCCCAAAGTTACTCTGATCTACAGCATAGTTCTCACCATAACTGGATATGTGATGCCACTGGTGGCTTTGTTTTGGGCATCACAAAAGATGGTTTCGGTACTCGTGCAAAGAGAGGAAGTGCTTGGGACATCTTTCCAAAGGCCAGTAAGAATTGTGAGGTCTGCAGCAATCATGTTCCTGGTGCTCTACACACCTTTCCATGTAATGAGGAATGTACGCATTGCATCACAGCTTCCTGAACTAAATTTGTCACAATGTATCATAGACCACATCAATGCAGTATATATTGTCACACGGCCAATTGCATTTGCTCATAGTGTCATCAACCCCGTGTTTTACTTCCTCATGACAGACAGCTTTAAAGAAGCTCTGCAAAACAAATGGAGGCAGCTTAAAAGGATGGTAATGAGTGCACCATAA